From the Malus domestica chromosome 17, GDT2T_hap1 genome, one window contains:
- the LOC103405934 gene encoding transcription factor MYB108-like — protein MDINNVHDQMRSARYGSLAAAATHDQPIEGLDLRKGPWTAEEDSILNDYVNIHGEGRWNSLACHAGLKRTGKSCRLRWLNYLRPNVQRGNITLQEQLIILQLHSRWGNRWSKIAEYLPGRTDNEIKNYWRTRVQKQAKQLKCDVNSKQFQDAMRYVWIPRLIERIGSLPEAVPEQPSTCITTTSESECQYLVDPNFVPETSCSTSSESYDQVQVCSIPADPTSSGDEFMTYPSSGQYGSENGSGCSQNGINSDIDGFEQSNYWSTGGDTSVENLWTEENIWFLQQQLSDD, from the exons ATGGATATTAATAATGTTCATGATCAGATGAGATCAGCACGTTATGGCTCattagcagcagcagcaactcATGATCAACCAATTGAAGGACTGGACTTAAGAAAAGGTCCATGGACAGCCGAGGAAGACTCCATTCTCAACGATTACGTCAACATCCATGGTGAAGGTCGCTGGAATTCCTTGGCTTGTCATGCAG GTCTGAAACGAACTGGCAAAAGCTGCAGATTAAGGTGGTTAAACTACTTGCGACCAAATGTTCAACGTGGAAACATAACTCTCCAAGAACAACTTATAATTCTTCAACTTCATTCCCGCTGGGGCAACAG GTGGTCCAAGATAGCCGAATACTTGCCTGGTAGAACAGACAATGAGATAAAGAACTATTGGAGAACAAGAGTGCAGAAGCAAGCCAAACAACTCAAATGTGACGTTAACAGCAAACAATTTCAAGACGCCATGCGTTACGTCTGGATTCCCCGTCTAATTGAACGGATCGGGTCCTTGCCCGAAGCTGTACCAGAACAACCCAGTACTTGTATCACTACGACATCTGAGTCTGAGTGTCAGTACTTGGTTGATCCTAATTTCGTGCCCGAAACCTCTTGCAGTACTTCATCAGAGTCATATGATCAGGTTCAAGTTTGTTCAATTCCCGCCGACCCAACTAGCAGTGGTGACGAATTCATGACTTATCCAAGCAGCGGTCAATATGGTTCAGAAAACGGGTCGGGTTGTAGCCAAAATGGTATAAATTCAGATATTGATGGCTTTGAGCAAAGCAATTATTGGTCAACCGGTGGGGACACATCAGTGGAGAACTTGTGGACTGAAGAGAATATATGGTTCTTGCAACAACAGCTTAGTGATGACTAA